Proteins found in one Ischnura elegans chromosome 11, ioIscEleg1.1, whole genome shotgun sequence genomic segment:
- the LOC124168049 gene encoding mpv17-like protein isoform X1, with the protein MQGAYRIYHRGLAFTRRYPLVRGMLAYAAIWPIGSCVQQCITDGKRSWEELDFARAARFSLFGSCYVAPTLYGWVKLSSAMWPASTLSVAITKALVEQVSYGPAAMIAFFFGMSLLECKGVKAAATEVSDKFWPTYKVGVCVWPVLQTINFSVISERNRVPFVSICSLIWTTFLSFMKQANPEVARKAASLT; encoded by the exons ATGCAGGGAGCGTACAGAATATATCATCGAGGGCTTGCCTTCACTAGGAG GTATCCACTGGTGAGGGGAATGCTAGCGTATGCTGCTATATGGCCAATAGGGAGCTGTGTCCAACAGTGCATCACCGATGGAAAGAGAAGTTGGGAAGAATTAGACTTTGCTAGAGCCGCTAGATTTTCTCTATTTGGCTCATGCTATGTGGCCCCCACTCTCTATGGCTGGGTTAAGCTCTCCTCTGCAATGTGGCCTGCGTCTACGCTATCTGTTGCCATCACCAAG GCTCTTGTGGAACAGGTTTCTTATGGACCAGCAGCTATGATTGCATTCTTTTTTGGCATGTCATTGCTTGAATGTAAAGGAGTTAAAGCAGCTGCCACTGAAGTTTCTGACAAGTTCTGGCCTACGTACAAG GTTGGTGTTTGCGTGTGGCCAGTTTTACAGACAATAAACTTCTCCGTTATCTCGGAGAGGAATCGGGTACCATTTGTGAGCATCTGTAGCCTCATTTGGACCACATTCCTGTCATTTATGAAGCAGGCCAACCCTGAGGTAGCAAGGAAAGCTGCCTCTCTAACCTAA
- the LOC124168049 gene encoding mpv17-like protein isoform X2: MLAYAAIWPIGSCVQQCITDGKRSWEELDFARAARFSLFGSCYVAPTLYGWVKLSSAMWPASTLSVAITKALVEQVSYGPAAMIAFFFGMSLLECKGVKAAATEVSDKFWPTYKVGVCVWPVLQTINFSVISERNRVPFVSICSLIWTTFLSFMKQANPEVARKAASLT; encoded by the exons ATGCTAGCGTATGCTGCTATATGGCCAATAGGGAGCTGTGTCCAACAGTGCATCACCGATGGAAAGAGAAGTTGGGAAGAATTAGACTTTGCTAGAGCCGCTAGATTTTCTCTATTTGGCTCATGCTATGTGGCCCCCACTCTCTATGGCTGGGTTAAGCTCTCCTCTGCAATGTGGCCTGCGTCTACGCTATCTGTTGCCATCACCAAG GCTCTTGTGGAACAGGTTTCTTATGGACCAGCAGCTATGATTGCATTCTTTTTTGGCATGTCATTGCTTGAATGTAAAGGAGTTAAAGCAGCTGCCACTGAAGTTTCTGACAAGTTCTGGCCTACGTACAAG GTTGGTGTTTGCGTGTGGCCAGTTTTACAGACAATAAACTTCTCCGTTATCTCGGAGAGGAATCGGGTACCATTTGTGAGCATCTGTAGCCTCATTTGGACCACATTCCTGTCATTTATGAAGCAGGCCAACCCTGAGGTAGCAAGGAAAGCTGCCTCTCTAACCTAA